The DNA window GATCAGCAGCAGCCAGGCCGACTCTGACCGCACCAGCTATTACTCCCGTGGTTTTCAGATAGATAACTATATGGTTGATGGCATTCCGACCTGGTTTGAATCCCGCTGGAACCTGGGCGATGCCCTTACCGACATGGCACTGTTCGAGCGAGTAGAAGTCGTGCGCGGCGCCAATGGCCTGCTGACAGGTACGGGTAACCCAGCCGCATCAATCAACATGATTCGTAAACATGCCACCAGCCGCGAGTTTAAAGGCAATGTCTCTGCGGAGTACGGTAGCTGGAATAAGCAGCGATACGTTGCTGATATGCAAAGCCCGCTCACCGAAGAGGGTAACGTACGCGCGCGCATTATCGCTGGCTATCAAAATAATGATTCGTGGCTCGATCGTTATAACAGCGAAAAAACCTTCTTCTCCGGCATTCTTGATGCTGACCTCGGGACCTCAACCAGTTTATCCGCTGGCTACGAATATCAGCGTATCGACGTGAATAGCCCAACATGGGGCGGCCTGCCGCGCTGGAATACCGATGGCAGCAAAAACCACTACGATCGTTCTCATAGCACAGCCCCTGATTGGGCCTATAACGACAAAGAGATCAACAAAGTTTTCGTCACGCTGAAACAGCGCTTTGCCGATACCTGGCAGGCGACCATGAATGCAACCCATTCAGAGGTTAAATTCGACAGCAAAATGATGTACGTAGACGCGTACGTTAATAAAGAGACCGGGATGCTAGTTGGTCCTTATGGCAATTACGGTCCGAGCTTTACCTACGTTGGTGGTACCGGCTGGAACAGCGGCAAACGTAAAGTCGATGCCGTGGATTTGTTTGCAGATGGCGGCTACGACCTGTTTGGTCGCCAGCACAACCTGATGATTGGCGGCAGCTACAGCAAGCAAAATAACCGCTACTTCAGCTCCTGGGCAAACGTATTTCCGGATGAGATCGGTAATTTCTATGACTTTAATAGCGCCAGCTTCCCGGAAACCAACTGGGGACCGCAGAGCCTGGCGCAGGACGATACCACGCGAATGAAATCGGTATATGCGGCGACTCGTATCTCCCTGCTTGATCCGCTGCACCTGATCCTTGGCGTCCGCTATAACAATTGGAGTATCGAGACGCTGACCTATAATATGGAGAAAAACCATACTACGCCGTACGCCGGTCTGGTTTACGACATCAACGATAACTGGTCGGCCTACACCAGCTATACCTCCGTTTTCCAGCCGCAGAATAAGCGTGATAGCTCCGGTAAATATCTGACCCCGGTTACCGGTAATAACTATGAAGTCGGCCTGAAGTCCGACTGGATGGACAGCCGCCTGACCACCACCCTCTCCATATTCCGCATCGAACAGGATAACCTCGGCCAGGCAACCGGCGGGCAAATCCCTGGCAGCAACGGCGAGGCGGCTTATAAAACCGTCAATGGTACCGTAAGCAAAGGGGTGGAGTTCGAAATCAACGGCGCGCTTACCGATAACTGGCAGATGACCTTCGGCGCGACTCGCTTTGTTGCAGAGGATAATGAAGGCAACGCGGTGAACCCTAATCTGCCGCGTACCAGCGTCAAGCTGTTCACCAGTTATCGCCTGCCGGTGATGCCTGATCTGACCGTTGGCGGCGGCGTAAACTGGCAGAACCGGGTGTACAAGGATACCGTTACGCCGTACGGTACTTTCCGTGCGGAACAAGGCAGCTACGCGCTGGTGGATTTGTTTACCCGTTACCAGGTCAGCAAAAACTTTGCCTTACAGGGCAACGTCAATAACCTGTTCGACAAAACCTACGATACCAACATCGACGGCTCGATTGTGTACGGCGAACCGCGCAACTTTAGCATTACTGCCAGCTATCAGTTCTGATAGGTGGTCAATGTTTCGGGAGCCAATCGGCTCCCTTTTTTATGTTATATACCCTAAATAATTCGAGTTGCTTAAAGGCGGCAAGGGAGTGAGTTCCCAGGAGCATAGATAACTATGTGACTGGGGGGAATGAGCGTAGCCAACACATAAGCAACTTGAAGTATGACGGGTATAGACCCATTAAAAAAGCAGCCATTTGGCTGCCTTAGTCTCCCCACATCACAACTTAGTTGCTGCGGATGTACTCATCCATTTCAGTTTTCAGGTTATCGGATTTGGTACCGAAGATTGCCTGAACACCTGAACCTGCAACAACCACGCCAGCAGCGCCCAGTTTTTTCAGGCCAGCCTGATCAACTTTCGCTACATCCGCCACGCTAACGCGCAGACGGGTGATACATGCGTCGAGGTTAGTAATGTTTTCTTTACCGCCGAAGGCTGCAATCAGGGCCGGAGCCATCTCGCTGGTTGCGCCAGCTTTACTGTCATCGGTGGCATCTTCACGACCCGGCGTTTTCAGATCCAGCGCTTTAATCAGCACACGGAACACCACGTAGTAAACGATGGCGTAGCAGATGCCGACAATCGGGAACAGCCACAGCTTGCTGCTGTTGCCGGACAGAACGATAAAGTCAATCAGACCGTGAGAGAACGACGTACCGTCACGCATACCCAGCAGGATACAGATCGGGAATGCCAGACCTGCCAGAATCGCATGGATGACGTACAGGATCGGCGCAACGAACATGAAGGAGAACTCGATCGGCTCGGTGATACCGGTCAGGAACGAGGTCAACGCTGCGGAGATCATGATGCCGCCCACTTTCGCGCGGTTTTCTGGTTTAGCAGAGTGCCAGATGGCAATAGCAGCAGCCGGCAGACCGTACATTTTGAACAGGAAGCCGCCGGACAGTTTGCCCGCAGTCGGGTCGCCTGCCATATAGCGCGGGATATCGCCGTGGAATACCTGGCCTGCTGCGTTGGTGTATTCACCAATCTGCATCTGGAAAGGAACGTTCCAGATGTGGTGCAGACCAAACGGCACCAGGCAGCGCTCGATGAAGCCATAGATACCAAACGCGACAACCGGGTTCTGATAAGCAGCCCACTGTGAGAACGTCTGGATAGCAGTACCGATCGGCGGCCAAATGAAGGAGAGCACGATGCCCATAAAGATCGCGGTCAGACCGGAAATGATCGGCACGAAACGTTTACCGGCGAAGAAGCCCAGATACTCAGGCAGCTTAATACGGTAGAAGCGATTAAACATGTACGCCGCGATCGCGCCCGCAATAATACCGCCCAGTACGCCGGTATCTGCAAGGTGTTTAGCCGCAATCTCTTCAGCAGGTAAATGCAGAACCAGAGGCGCTACCACCGCCATGGTTTTCACCATGATGCCGTAAGCGACAACCGATGCCAGCGCAGATACGCCATCGTTATTGGTGAAGCCTAACGCAACACCGATAGCGAAAATCAGCGGCATATTGGCGAAGACCGAACCGCCCGCTTCTGCCATAACATGTGAAACGACTTCTGGCAGCCAGCTGAAGTTTGCGGAACCGACGCCCAGCAGGATACCTGCGATAGGCAGTACGGATACCGGTAGCATCAGCGATTTACCGACCTTCTGCAGGTTAGCAAATGCATTCTTAAACATAATTGAGAGTGCTCCTGAGTATTTGGTGCTTTTTTACGTTTTCACGCATTGGCCCGGGGGGAGAACCGCGCCGTGGACAGGACGTCTAAGCGCCCTTTATTTATTACACAGAGTAAAATAATTAGCGGAATGATTGTTTGACGGCTATCACGTTTCAATCAGCCTTCAGGTAAAAACTTACACTGTTTTACATAACTCGTGTCTGAATGTTGCCAAAAAAGCTTCACCGCCCCATTTGTGGCGGTGAACTTTACTCGCTTTGAGCATTAATTACGAGCCTTAAAATAATAAGGAAGATCAGGCAGGTTGTAGCCGGGCGGGGTCAATATGAAAAAGCGTTGCAAAGTTTTCCGTGGTCCGTTGCGCTAGCGTATCCAGCGAGACACCTTTCAGAACGGCCATGTACTCAGCTACGTCACGAACCATCGCCGGTTGGTTCTCTTTACCACGGTGCGGTACCGGCGCCAGATACGGCGAATCGGTCTCCACCAACAGGCGGTCAAGTGGCACATAACGCGCGGCATCGCGCAGCTGTTCTGCATTACGGAACGTTACAATACCGGAAAACGAGATATAGAACCCCATGTCCAGCAGCTTACCCGCAGTCTCCCTATCTTCAGTGAAACAGTGTAGTACGCCACCGCAATCCGTCACTTTTTCTTCGCGTAAAATTGCCAGCGTATCAGCGCGGGCATCACGAGTATGCACAATAACCGGCTTGTTAAGTTCCCGACCGATACGAATATGATCGCGGAACGACGTCTGTTGACGTGTTTTGGTTTCTGGCGTGTAGAAATAATCCAGCCCGGTTTCGCCCATCGCCACTACCCCCTCTTCCGCCGCAAGTTTGCGCAGCTCCTCGACGTCGTACTCTTCATCCTGATTTAACGGATGCACGCCACAGGAGAAAGCAACGCTGTCACTCTGTCCCACCAGCTCGCGCATACTGCGATACCCTGGTAGCGTCGTGGCAACCGCAAGGCAAAACTTCACATCGCGCGCGGCGGCTTTTGCCAGCACATCGTCCACATTTTTATGCAGCGTTTGATAATCCAGGCCATCAAGGTGGCAATGGGAGTCGACTAAAAACATGATGTCTCTCTCAGAGATGGGATACGGGAAGTACCGCCCCGGGTTGCAGGTAATGTTCCCAGCGCAGAAGGCGCTCGGTTAGCAGTAGTTCGCGGTTAACACCAACAACGTTTAATAGCTGCTCGCGGCAGAAGCTCACGTCGCGTGCTATCGCTTGTAAACGTGCGGCAGGCAGAGTTTGGGCCAGTTGATTCACCAGCGTCCAGACGTCAGGGTTACTGACAAGCGTAATCCCCTGCTGTCTTTTTTGCGCATCAACCAGCAGCGATGCCAGCCAATGCAGTCGAACTGCGGCCTGTTCATGATTTAAAACAGGTAGCAGCGTCAGCCAGTCACCCTGAGTTAAAACGTTTGCCAGCGTCTGACAAAGCTGTTGGCGCGCAGTCCAGTGAGCATCCTGGAGCAGCGCCAGAGCTGCCGCTGGCGCATTCGCGCTAAGACGCAGAGCAGCAAGCAATGCATCTTGTGACATTGTCACTTCACGCTCTAACCACGCCAGTGCGTACGATTCCGGAGGTGGTGTGAGGTGATGTAAACGGCATCGACTGCGCAACGTCGCCAGCAAACGCGCGGGTTCCTGGCAAGCGAGGAAGAACCAGGTATTCTCCGGCGGTTCCTCCAGCGTTTTCAGCAACGCGTTGGCCGCCGCGTCAGTTAGCATGGCGGCATCACCGATCCATATCACCTTCGCGCCGCCCAGCCGGGCGTGTTCGTAGAGCTTTTCGTTGATGTCGCGCACGGCATCAATACCGAGCGAACTCTTCCCCTTTTCAGGAGACAACGCATAATAATCAGGATGAGTACCCGCCTGCATCAGCTGACAGCTGCGGCAATGGCCACAGCTTTTATGCCCTTCCGGTTGTCGGCACATCAGGAAGCGGCACAGCGCATAAATCAACGCATCGCTCCCCATGCCCGGCAATGCCTGGACCAGTAGCGCATGGTGACCCCGTCCTGCCTGGTAGCTGGAAACTAGCTGTTCGAAAGACGGGCGTAACCACGGGTACCATTTCATGCGCGCAGCTCCGCCACCCACTGGCTCACTACCGCACGAATATCACGTTCCACAGCTTCCAGCGGCTGCGTGGCGTCCACGGTGCGAATGCTGGGGTCAAGTGCGGCCAGCTCAAGGTAGCGTGCGCGGGTACGGTTGAAGAAATCCAGGGATTCCTGTTCGATACGATCAAGATCGCCACGAGCGCGAGCGCGCTTGAGTCCCACCGCTGGCGTCACATCAAGATAAAGGGTCAAGTTGGGACGAAAATCGCCCAGCACCGCATCGCGCAGGGTTGCCAGCATGGTTTGATCGATACCACGACCACCGCCCTGATAGGCTTGAGTAGAGAGATCATGACGATCGCCGATCACCCACTGACCGCGAGCCAGCGCCGGTTTAATCACTGTTTCAACCAACTGCACGCGAGCCGCATAAAACATCAGCACTTCAGCTTTGTCATTGATAACTTCATCGCCGGTTGACTGAATATCCAGAACCAGGCTGCGCAGCTTCTCGGCCAGAATGGTGCCGCCCGGCTCGCGGGTGAACACCATATCGCTAACGCCCAGCTGTTTTAGCGTATCTACCACCAGATTACGTGCGGTGGTCTTCCCTGCGCCTTCCAGGCCCTCGATGACGATATAGTTACTGCGCATTTTTTTCCTTAAGTACTTTCAGATATTCCTGCACCGAACGGTTATGGCTGGTCAGATTGGTATTGAACGTATGACCCCCTTTTCCGTCGGCGACAAAATAGAGATACGGCGTTTTTGCCGGATGGGCAGCGGCATTCAGAGAAGCCTCTCCCGGTGCGGCGATAGGCCCTGGCGGCATGCCGTTAATGACATAAGTATTGTAAGCCGTTGGGGTTTCCAGGTCTTTACGCGTTAACTTGCCATTATAACTCTCACCCATCCCATAAATCACGGTCGGATCGGTTTGCAGACGCATGCCAATACGCAAGCGATTGATAAAGACCGATGCCACGCGATCGCGCTCTTCAGACACCGCCGTCTCTTTTTCAATAATGGAGGCCATTGTCAGCAGTTGGTTCTGATCTTTATACGGCAGATTATCCATCCGCCCTTCCCAGGCTTTCTCAACCGCAGAAAGCATTTTCTGATGCGCTCGCTTAAGGATCGCCACATCGCTGGTATTGGCGGTATACATCCAGGTATCCGGCCAGAACCAACCCTCTACCCAGTCCGCATGCTCCAGACCAAGGGCCTTCGCGACGGTCTCATAGCTGTCATCCGCCAGCGTATGTTTCACATAAGGCGCATCGCGAAGCTGGCGCAGATAGTCACTTACCCGCATACCTTCGACAAAGCGCAACGGAAACTGGGCTTCTTTCCCACTGGCCAACAGTTGCAACATCTGACGTACCGTCATGCCAGGCGTGAAACGATATGTCCCAGCTTTAAAGTGGGATAGCTCAGGCTCAATACGCAGCAACCACTGGAACACCCGTGGCCGGTTAATGACTTTATCGCCGTAAAGCTGTTGGCCCAGCGCGATGCGCCCGGTGCCCGTTTCAAGAGTAAAGATGGTTTCTTCTTTAATGAGTAACTTGCTATCCGCCAATTGGCGAACTTTCCACATGCCGACGCCCGCAGCAATGCCCAGCACCACTACCAGCAACAAGATGAAACGTAACATTTTCTTCATGACTAATCAGACAGCTCACACAATGGGGCTAAAAAATGGTAAAGCTCGCGCGCGGACCAACATGTGTCGTCCCAACGGCGAACCGGCACCAGCGGCATTAATGCGTTACAGATAAGCACTTCGTCGGCTTCGCGTAGCGCATCGGGGCGCGTAGTCACTTCGACAACGCGAAACGGCGATGGTGCCAGCGTTGCGAGAATGTGCTGGCGCATAATACCGTTTACTCCCGCCTGATCGAGGCGCGGGGTAAAAACATCAAATCCTTTACGCCAGAATACGTTCGCGGCACAGCATTCCGTAAGCCACCCTTCACTGTCAAGAACCAGTGCTTCATCAGCGTCCATCTGCTCAAGATGAGAGCGGATCAGTACCTGCTCCAGGCGGTTAAGGTGTTTTAGTCCGGCAAGAGAAGGATTACGTCCCAGCTGCATGGGACTTAGCGACACAGAAACCCCTTCTTCTCGCCAGCGGGCATAATGGGCAGGATATGGAGACACGCTAAGTATTCGGGTAGGGTTTGTGCAGCCCACAGTGCTGTATCCACGGCCGCCGGCGCCACGAGTGATCATCACCTTCAGAACCCCCTCCTGACACGGCTGCGCCAGACGTTGCATCTCCTCAGCTAATACTTTCCAGTCGCTAAAAGTAATTAAGAGTCTTTCACAGGTAGTTTGCAGGCGCGCCAGATGAGCAGGCAGAAATTGTACACGGCCCCCAATTATTCGAGCTGTCGTAAAACAACCATCACCGAACTGCACACCGCGATCGTTCACCGCAAGCGTTTCACTTTCAGTGCCATTTATCATAAACATAAAGGACTCCTTATCGCTGGTCGGTCAGTGTCGCAGGAGGAAAGATACGGTACAAGCGGAGAAAGCCGAATAAAAAAGGCCCGACAAGCGGGCCAATTTTTGATGGGCATTAACGGCATAACTAATGTTGTGCCAGGCGCGCATCAGACCTTTTTAAAGATCAGCGAACCATTTGTACCACCGAAGCCGAAGGAGTTACACAAGGTATACTCCATACCGCTAACCTGGCGTGCTTCGTGCGGGACGAAGTCGAGGTCGCAACCATCATCCGGGTTATCCAGATTGATAGTCGGCGGAACAGCTTGATCGCGCAGCGCCAGGATAGAGTAGATAGACTCTACTGCACCCGCGGCACCGAGCAAGTGGCCGGTCATTGATTTAGTCGAGCTGACCATTACTCGGCCGGCTGCATCACCGAAGACAGACTTAACCGCCTGCGCTTCTGCTTTATCGCCAGCAGGCGTTGAGGTACCGTGCGCGTTGACGTAGCCAATCTGGCCTGCATCGATACCTGCATCACGAATAGCGTTAACCATCGCCAGTGCCGCTCCAGCGCCATCTTCCGGCGGCGAAGTCATATGGTAGGCATCGCTGCTCATACCAAAGCCGACGATTTCAGCGTAGATTTTCGCACCGCGTTTTTTGGCATGCTCGTACTCTTCCAGCACGACCATTCCCGCACCATCACCCAGCACAAAACCATCACGCTCTTTGTCCCACGGACGGCTTGCCGCCTGAGGACTGTCATTACGAGTGGAGAGCGCACGTGCTGCACCAAACCCACCAACGCCCAGTGGGGTACTGGCTTTTTCTGCACCACCGGCAACCATTACGTCAGCATCACCGTAGGCGATAATGCGCGCGGCTTGACCAATGTTGTGTACGCCCGAAGTGCAAGCGGTCGCGATGGAAATACTCGGTCCACGCAGACCAAACATGATGGTCAGATGCCCGGCCACCATGTTAACGATTGTGGAAGGAACAAAGAACGGGCTGATCTTACGCGGTCCGCCTTTTACCAGCGAACTGTGGTTTTCTTCGATCAGGCCAAGCCCGCCAATACCGGAACCAATAG is part of the Klebsiella huaxiensis genome and encodes:
- the fhuE gene encoding ferric-rhodotorulic acid/ferric-coprogen receptor FhuE encodes the protein MSLSTTFQDGRITPSLLAMGIALALFPQLSQAVSKAEDTIIVEGSADTGSDTQEQDYSVKTTSAGTKMEMAQRDIPQSVSIITEQRMQDQQLQTLGDVMDHTTGISSSQADSDRTSYYSRGFQIDNYMVDGIPTWFESRWNLGDALTDMALFERVEVVRGANGLLTGTGNPAASINMIRKHATSREFKGNVSAEYGSWNKQRYVADMQSPLTEEGNVRARIIAGYQNNDSWLDRYNSEKTFFSGILDADLGTSTSLSAGYEYQRIDVNSPTWGGLPRWNTDGSKNHYDRSHSTAPDWAYNDKEINKVFVTLKQRFADTWQATMNATHSEVKFDSKMMYVDAYVNKETGMLVGPYGNYGPSFTYVGGTGWNSGKRKVDAVDLFADGGYDLFGRQHNLMIGGSYSKQNNRYFSSWANVFPDEIGNFYDFNSASFPETNWGPQSLAQDDTTRMKSVYAATRISLLDPLHLILGVRYNNWSIETLTYNMEKNHTTPYAGLVYDINDNWSAYTSYTSVFQPQNKRDSSGKYLTPVTGNNYEVGLKSDWMDSRLTTTLSIFRIEQDNLGQATGGQIPGSNGEAAYKTVNGTVSKGVEFEINGALTDNWQMTFGATRFVAEDNEGNAVNPNLPRTSVKLFTSYRLPVMPDLTVGGGVNWQNRVYKDTVTPYGTFRAEQGSYALVDLFTRYQVSKNFALQGNVNNLFDKTYDTNIDGSIVYGEPRNFSITASYQF
- the ptsG gene encoding PTS glucose transporter subunit IIBC; protein product: MFKNAFANLQKVGKSLMLPVSVLPIAGILLGVGSANFSWLPEVVSHVMAEAGGSVFANMPLIFAIGVALGFTNNDGVSALASVVAYGIMVKTMAVVAPLVLHLPAEEIAAKHLADTGVLGGIIAGAIAAYMFNRFYRIKLPEYLGFFAGKRFVPIISGLTAIFMGIVLSFIWPPIGTAIQTFSQWAAYQNPVVAFGIYGFIERCLVPFGLHHIWNVPFQMQIGEYTNAAGQVFHGDIPRYMAGDPTAGKLSGGFLFKMYGLPAAAIAIWHSAKPENRAKVGGIMISAALTSFLTGITEPIEFSFMFVAPILYVIHAILAGLAFPICILLGMRDGTSFSHGLIDFIVLSGNSSKLWLFPIVGICYAIVYYVVFRVLIKALDLKTPGREDATDDSKAGATSEMAPALIAAFGGKENITNLDACITRLRVSVADVAKVDQAGLKKLGAAGVVVAGSGVQAIFGTKSDNLKTEMDEYIRSN
- a CDS encoding metal-dependent hydrolase yields the protein MFLVDSHCHLDGLDYQTLHKNVDDVLAKAAARDVKFCLAVATTLPGYRSMRELVGQSDSVAFSCGVHPLNQDEEYDVEELRKLAAEEGVVAMGETGLDYFYTPETKTRQQTSFRDHIRIGRELNKPVIVHTRDARADTLAILREEKVTDCGGVLHCFTEDRETAGKLLDMGFYISFSGIVTFRNAEQLRDAARYVPLDRLLVETDSPYLAPVPHRGKENQPAMVRDVAEYMAVLKGVSLDTLAQRTTENFATLFHIDPARLQPA
- the holB gene encoding DNA polymerase III subunit delta'; protein product: MKWYPWLRPSFEQLVSSYQAGRGHHALLVQALPGMGSDALIYALCRFLMCRQPEGHKSCGHCRSCQLMQAGTHPDYYALSPEKGKSSLGIDAVRDINEKLYEHARLGGAKVIWIGDAAMLTDAAANALLKTLEEPPENTWFFLACQEPARLLATLRSRCRLHHLTPPPESYALAWLEREVTMSQDALLAALRLSANAPAAALALLQDAHWTARQQLCQTLANVLTQGDWLTLLPVLNHEQAAVRLHWLASLLVDAQKRQQGITLVSNPDVWTLVNQLAQTLPAARLQAIARDVSFCREQLLNVVGVNRELLLTERLLRWEHYLQPGAVLPVSHL
- the tmk gene encoding dTMP kinase; amino-acid sequence: MRSNYIVIEGLEGAGKTTARNLVVDTLKQLGVSDMVFTREPGGTILAEKLRSLVLDIQSTGDEVINDKAEVLMFYAARVQLVETVIKPALARGQWVIGDRHDLSTQAYQGGGRGIDQTMLATLRDAVLGDFRPNLTLYLDVTPAVGLKRARARGDLDRIEQESLDFFNRTRARYLELAALDPSIRTVDATQPLEAVERDIRAVVSQWVAELRA
- the yceG gene encoding cell division protein YceG, translating into MKKMLRFILLLVVVLGIAAGVGMWKVRQLADSKLLIKEETIFTLETGTGRIALGQQLYGDKVINRPRVFQWLLRIEPELSHFKAGTYRFTPGMTVRQMLQLLASGKEAQFPLRFVEGMRVSDYLRQLRDAPYVKHTLADDSYETVAKALGLEHADWVEGWFWPDTWMYTANTSDVAILKRAHQKMLSAVEKAWEGRMDNLPYKDQNQLLTMASIIEKETAVSEERDRVASVFINRLRIGMRLQTDPTVIYGMGESYNGKLTRKDLETPTAYNTYVINGMPPGPIAAPGEASLNAAAHPAKTPYLYFVADGKGGHTFNTNLTSHNRSVQEYLKVLKEKNAQ
- the pabC gene encoding aminodeoxychorismate lyase; this encodes MFMINGTESETLAVNDRGVQFGDGCFTTARIIGGRVQFLPAHLARLQTTCERLLITFSDWKVLAEEMQRLAQPCQEGVLKVMITRGAGGRGYSTVGCTNPTRILSVSPYPAHYARWREEGVSVSLSPMQLGRNPSLAGLKHLNRLEQVLIRSHLEQMDADEALVLDSEGWLTECCAANVFWRKGFDVFTPRLDQAGVNGIMRQHILATLAPSPFRVVEVTTRPDALREADEVLICNALMPLVPVRRWDDTCWSARELYHFLAPLCELSD
- the fabF gene encoding beta-ketoacyl-ACP synthase II — protein: MSKRRVVVTGLGMLSPVGNTVESTWKALLAGQSGISLIDHFDTSAYATKFAGLVKDFNCDDFISRKEQRKMDAFIQYGIVAGIQAMQDSGLEVTEENATRIGAAIGSGIGGLGLIEENHSSLVKGGPRKISPFFVPSTIVNMVAGHLTIMFGLRGPSISIATACTSGVHNIGQAARIIAYGDADVMVAGGAEKASTPLGVGGFGAARALSTRNDSPQAASRPWDKERDGFVLGDGAGMVVLEEYEHAKKRGAKIYAEIVGFGMSSDAYHMTSPPEDGAGAALAMVNAIRDAGIDAGQIGYVNAHGTSTPAGDKAEAQAVKSVFGDAAGRVMVSSTKSMTGHLLGAAGAVESIYSILALRDQAVPPTINLDNPDDGCDLDFVPHEARQVSGMEYTLCNSFGFGGTNGSLIFKKV